TTGAACTCCTTGAGGCCCAGCTCACTCGCCACTGAACTGTTGAACTCTTCATACATGTCCATCATTGTTACCTCTTGATCAGTCGCCTCTAGCGTTACTGGGTCTAATTTCTGGAAAAATAACATTCAACTTTAAAATACAGATATAGTTAGACAATGTTTCTATGCTATCTTGAttactttttgtagtttttagCTACGTCATGCATACAGCTTAAAACAGAGCACAATGAACTTCAGAATCAAAAGATATAGTATTAACAATACATTAcaggtttaaaatattacattacataGTTTAGGTTGAATAAAGCAATATGACTTACATATTCTCTAGGCAAGAGGAATATTTGTCTATTAACATTCTTCACAACTAGGCAGCATGATACAGCACCAGCCTTCTTATTTGAAGGATTGACATACACCTTTCCAAAAAGATACACCACTCCGGGCTTCACAAATCTATCCTCCCAAGCATCAAGCCAATAAAACTTCATAACTTTGTCCCCACTCTCATTAGTCTGAAGGGGCAACTGGTCATCTACATGAACATTGGCAACAGCTTGATTCTCACACATTTGATCAGGCCAAGTACTAGTAAGAGGTTTCAACTGTTTTGGAGATTCTTTTTTAACTGGAAATATATCAAAATCTTCATTGAGAAACTCTTCAGCTACATCTGTGATAGTCTCTCCGGTACTTGGCAGTGCCTCTTGCTTTACTTCAGCTGGTATAGGTGGTTTAGGTGTAGTGTCATTACTAAAATCGTCGTCAAAATCAATGTCTTGTGTTTGAAACTCTTCAATGTCCTGAGTGGCTGAGTCTTCTAGTTCTTGTTTGATTTCTCTGTCTATCTTCCATTCTGGTTTCTTTATAACTGGTTTGGATGATTCACCATTTTCTATTGGCTTTGGACTTGGTTCTTTGTGTGTGACCACATTTTCTTTCTGTAAACAAACAAGGTAATAATTTAACACATGAACACCACAGTACTACAACATACTACATAGAAGTCTGTTAGGAATCTTAGAGAGTTCCAATTTTAaggtatttgtataaaatagagACTATTttagataattaataatagAGTATAACAGGATTACTACTATTCTGGCAGCAATTTTACCTAAAGTACAACAGATCAAagttatattactattataagtTAAGTGTAATATTCATTACTTAGGTTTGAATGTAGATACACAACGAATACTCACATTTTCAGTTTTGACCACAGGCTTATCTTGCTCCTTGCTCAAGATCGTGGTTGGTTTCTTAACAGCAGCAGCTGAGAGGCTCTTGAAGTAGTTCTGTGCATCTCTCTTACTTGACTCCACTATGTTGGTCTTGGTCACCACTGGCTTCGGCTTCACTACTGTTGAGGCATTACCATCCAAGTCTGACATGATGTCTGACAGGATGTTGTCTTCTGATATTTTTACATCCTGTAAATGATAATAtagttattaagtttttattggTTGTGCCATAGCATTTTACATTTCTTTTGACCTTTGGAAGCACAATAAGCGAGCCATAAAAAGAATTGTTGGCCTGTCATCATAATGATACACTACATATTTAGAGAACTTTTTTACAGGATATGGGGAACTCAAAACAATAGTTTAACTTAAGTTGAGTGACAATAAATGAATGTTAATCAATTAATGAATAAGGCTCATAAACTATTGAAAGTGACTCAATGAGAGGAAGCATTCATTCACCAGTGGTAGGAGTTagcttaataaaattactttcaagTTAATGTTGGTCTCACCTCTTTCTTCTTAGTAGGCATAGAGCCCAGCAGGTTCCTAATGTTTCCTTTAGCAGATGCTTGTGGAGCCACTCTAGCCTTCCTCTTCTGTCCTCTGCCTGACTCCTTGTTGTTGGATGCAACATAAGTGTCCTCAATCTCATCATCATCAAATATCTCCCTCCCATCTTCCACATAGCCTGTTCCATctgtttaaacaataaaataatataagaatcaTTGCCATTGATATCATCACCAATTACATTACACCACTAGCATGTTGCaggacaaataataaaatgtgggGTTTCCAAACCAGATTACCCACGAGTGTATGTAAATACAAAGTACTTTCGCAAATCGGATAGGTTGTTTGAAGACAGGCATACACCAATATGAAGGCATTAGGGCATAGGGCATAGGTAAGTGAAGAACAAATTAAACTTGTATCGCACAGGCAACAACAATAAAGATCTTCCTACCATCATCGTCAATCCAGTCGTCTTCCTGTCGTTGCAGCACACGTTCCGTATACTCCTTCTCATCAACGGTGTCGTACACATTCTCCAGCTCATCCACATCGTATTTATTCTTTACGCCTTTGCCTTTCAACTGTTTTAGCCTTTCAAAAGCCGACATACGCCCATGTTTGTCGACTTTTTGTCTTTTGGCTCGCTGACCCGCTAAAAAAACAAAGGTTACGATAACAGTCACATTCATGTAAATAAGCTTTTCATGATAAAACCTTCATGTAActcacacaaacacacataataaaCTCACCTAAAGAATCCGACatggtacaattttataattctacaaacatttacaatttattttgtccTCAAAAGTCAgcgaaaatacttttgattGACGTTTACTTTGGCGGCAAAACAACACAGGAAGATTGGTTCATGGTTGGTTGAACAATTTTTAAGGGTTGTCTCTATTCCATCAGTTCGTAGGAAGTCCAATCGACTactgaacgaatgaatgaaagTAGTAGGGTTGTTACCTACTCTTGTCTATTCCACTACCGAAATCGTGAATATTATGTACTGTGGCTGGTAacattcaatgttttttttagaacAACGGTTGGGCTTCGGTTTCGCGCCAATTTCTCTAAATTGTCAAACAAAACTTGTGTCAACTGAGTTGCGGCAAAAATCtaactttttacttaaaatttgatTCTTTCTTTTCGTGACTGTTTGTGACTATCACGATGGCTATGCGTGATTACACCGCCGACAAAGGTATAAACagagacattattatttttattgtacctactgtttttgttttgccTTAGCGTGTTTGTGATTTACCAATATATTCATGTTACAGAGGCGTTCAAAAACTTCTTTGTGGACTTTTGTCAGACCGACGATGAGGGAAATAAGAACTTCAAGTATTCAGAGCAACTCACAAGAGTTGCACACAGAGAACAGGTAAATATTTTAGGTTACTTGCTTTCCAAACTTCTGAACAATAGACACCAGTCTTTTCTTGACGGAAAACTATGCTCAGACTTAAATCTAACAGTGATACCATACACTGATAAACTCCTCACTGTGTTGATATGATAATCCTAATTTTCTGTTAATTCTAGGAGttattacctatttaatatatattactTTTGTTCTAGATGCCATGCACACTATAATATAATTCGTTTGTATCTATTCTTCattctatttgtattgtttgtatattgCAGACTGCCTTCGTAGTGGAGCTGGATGACTTGCATGAGAGCAATGAGGAGCTAGCAGAGGCTGTAAGGCAGAACACAAGACGCTACACCAACATGGTGTCTGATGTGGTGTATGAAATGTTGCCAGACTACAAACACAGAGAGGTAGTCATAATATAGCCTTCCGCTTTGTACTGACTGAAGAccacaaattttgtataacaaCACAAGACGTATATATATGTtcatataataacaaattatatgtTTGTCTTGTGTGTGTTATTGAACATTTTGTAACTTTTAGGTTGCAGCCAAAGATGCATTAGATGTCTACATTGAGCACAGAATAATGTTAGAGGCCAGGAACCACAGGATCCCTGGAGAGATGAGAGATCCCCGCAACAGATACCCACCAGAACTTATTAGGAGATTGTAAGATTTCTACACTTTTAAAccttatatattaataaaagaagTACAAAAATTGAATTATCTGCCCATCTATTTTATGCTCTCTTTGCTAAGTTGTTCTGTTTTGCATAATAGTTTAAGTTACActtactataatttttattttacagtgaGGTGTATTTCAAAGATCTGTCTACATCTAAGTCATTACCTATCAGAGAAGTTAAGGCTGAACATATTGGGAAACTTGTTACACTCAGAGGTAAGAAAACTACATTCTCCTAATGTTATTACTACATTACTATATTATCAACTACCTGTACATCCCTTCTATATCCTATAATCATTATATTAATAGAAGACAGCTTaactatatttcatacaaatattacattttgcCAGCTTCATCATGAAGTTAATGATTAAAAACAATTGATCCATAAACAGTTGCTTAAAGTTTATGTTTTTCTCTATACATTTGTGGTGTGTACATGATATTTGACCATGTATTTAGGCATAGTGACGCGCTGCACGGACGTGAAGCCGCTGCTGGTGGTGGCGACGTACTCGTGCGCGGCGTGCGGCGCCGAGACGTACCAGCCGGTGCGCGCGCTGCAGTTCACGCCGCCGCCCGCCTGCAGCGCCGACGAGTGCCGCCTCAACAAGACCGCGGGCCAGCTGCACCTGCAGACCAGGGGCTCGCGCTTCCAGAAGTTCCAGGAGCTCAAGATACAGGAACATGTAAGCACCAGTAACCAGTAGTTGATATCATTCTCTTTTGGATAAtaggattttattaaaatttgttgttaaaagCTAAAAGTTTAAGACAAGATGTAACTTGCACTTTTAGCATAATATATGATCAGTGTGAAAATCTCACTGGAACCACTCCATTATTCATACCAGATTTGTcatatgacaaaaatatttactaacaatGCTTTTGTTTCCACAGTCTGACCAAGTGCCAGTGGGTCACATTCCGCGTCAGCTGTCGGTGTACTGTCGCGGTGAGACGACCCGGCGCGCCCAGCCCGGCGACCACGTGGCCGTCACCGGCATCTTCCTGCCGCTGCTCTCCGCCGGCTTCAGGCAGATCGTGCAGGGATTACTCTCTGATACATACCTTGAAGCTCATGTAAGtgatataaacattatattaaacttttaataccATGTTATTAAGTATTTCTGTAGTAATGTTACACACTGATTCAACTGTGGCCCTTACAGATAAATGTTTGACTTATTGACTGAAGCTTAGGTgtgtttatttcaatttgttacaAGATCTAAAACTTGATATTCACTCCAAGGTTTAAGTTATTAGGCTTGcttgttattattaaatggAGGATAGCTGTAACAGCAGGTCCATTTAATACGATACTAGTATCAAAATCCGTGCAACTGTATGTGCGTTATATTTGAACGTCTTAGTGTCCAGTCTCGTTCTCGTTCAGTCGTGTTTTGTAGATTGTAACAAGTCTATACATTTGCTATATATAATGTAACATGGTTGTGCTTTTGTCCTATAGAATGTAACATGCCTGAACCAAACGGACGAGAGTGAGCTGGCCGAGGCTCTGACAGAGGAGGAACTGGCAGAGCTGGCTGATGAAGACCTGTACTCGCGCATGGCACGCAGTCTCGCGCCTGAGATATACGGACACGAGGATGTGAAGAAAGCGCTATTGTTACTGCTAGTTGGGGGCGTTGAtaggtttgttttaatttaaatttaacattttttgttaagcTTGGTCTATTTACTTTCGTCACTTATCACATTAAGCGAAAATTTTATGTGTACTAAAGCACACAATGCAAAAATGTAagcaaaaagtaaattaatagaaaaaaaccaTAAACGGTCCTATAGCCTTAGCAAACTAGCCCAAAATAGCTCTTATAAATTAACCTATATTACTTGTGGCTGACTGTAAAGCGTTTGATATTTTGGCTCATAATTAAAATCAGAGCCCAAATTGTAGGATATCAGTTTATCttataatgtttaatgtttttgtcTAGGCGTCCGAACGGTATGAAGATCCGCGGCAACATCAACATCTGTCTGATGGGTGACCCGGGAGTGGCCAAGTCTCAGCTGCTGAACTACATCGACCGCCTGGCGCCGCGCAGTCAGTACACCACCGGGCGAGGCTCCTCCGGCGTCGGTCTCACTGCCGCTGTTATGAAGGTAACACACAAGTCACTTATCACTGTTATAGTTGTTATAACTTTGATAACAACATATTAAGTTCATGTACCAGTGGTTGTAATTGcttgttatattaaaactgCCTTTAAGccttaaaaaaaagtttactaTTGCGAGTGTGCACGTAATTACGTACGTATATGTGTACGTAAGTatattgtaaaactttaaatttacCAAGATCTCTGTTGTCAATACTCAAGAATATTTCCTATTTcataaagtttatgtttttttcgGTGTAGGATCCCTTCACCGGCGAGATGATGTTGGAAGGTGGTGCGTTAGTACTGGCTGATCAAGGAGTGTGCTGCATCGATGAGTTCGATAAAATGGCGGAGAACGACCGCACTGCCATCCATGAGGTCATGGAACAACAGACTATCAGCATTGCCAAGGTGAACATTATCTCTAAGACtattaatataatcattttggAGTCCATTGCATTCCAGACATAATTAATTCCTTAAGGACGAGAAGAGTTAGGTTATATTCCACTACTCTTAActtcatataatttaaacacttCCATGCTCACGGTGTTTTCCTGGTTATCGAAAGTGTGTGAATTTATTTCTTGTACacatatgtttttaaaaagcaaaatacCTTGGCTTCGAAATACGCGAATTAGAATTTCTAGCATGGGACGTTAATAGTTATAGTTACGGCCCTTGGTGGTCtcgttatatttttctaaatatttgtattgttgtaGGCTGGTATCATGACATGCCTGAACGCCCGCGTGTCGATCCTAGCGGCGGCCAACCCTGCCTACGGCCGCTACAACCCGAAGCGAACTATTGAACAAAACATACAGCTGCCCGCTGCGCTACTTTCACGTTTCGACCTGCTATGGCTCATACAGGACAAGCCTAACCGGTAAGAATGAACAATATTATTCTAATACACAACAACGGGAATGACTTTTCACGTGCACGAAGAAGCTCACTAAACACTACTAAGTGTTCACTCaactatgaaatgaccgcgccaagtgttacttagagccctgcctcactaggacgccatggcggcgtcgctggctacgtatccaagcagttaatattgaaatgtatgccACCTAACTCATGTGGCAAGGTGACAGGGTGTCAAGGCAGGGCTCTTATTTcacatcgtttaccgaccagtgggCATAACTAGCTATTAGCGCCAGAATGTAGTTGTTAACTGTGTGGTTTGTCTCACAGCGAGAAGGACCTGGAGCTGGCCAAGCACATCGCGTACGTGCACCAGCACTCGACGCAGCCGCCCAGCGAGGTGCGCGCGCTGCCCATGCGCCTGGTGCGGCGCTACGTGGCGCTCACCAAGCGCAAGCAGCCCGCCGTGCCCACGCACCTCGCCGACTACATCGTCTGTTAGTACTACTACCAACTTTAACTCTTGCAGACTTAACGTTTCAACCGATATTGCCTTAGATAGACTCAAAATAACAGTCCTACGCATTAATAACCAGGTTTCGAATACCTTAATCTaatatagaataatttatttaaaacacaaacacatTGTTTGATGTTCGATTCGTTAGTTATTTGGCAAAGTCTTCATAGTATTACCTGGTATTATGTCTTGAATCGAAAATGAAAGGCAGAAAAGCCGTAGAGCCCTATTTTACTACGATCAATCAAGTTTCATAACAATTTATGCAACATTTActtctaaaactaaataaaacacaacaaGTAACTAGCTTAAAAGCTCACGTGTAAAATAATAACGCTGTATATGTGTATCGTCAGCGTCGTACGTGGAGCTGCGGCGCGAGGCCCGCAACGCTCGTGACGTCACGTTCACGTCGGCCAGGAACCTGCTCGCCATACTGCGCCTGTCCACTGCACTCGCACGACTCAGGTAAACTGCTTAACAATATTACTGGGATGTTTAAACTTATTCTCTACGtttgtattacaataataacaCTTGTATCACGGAAAAGGCTGTTTCTGTGCAATTTAAATGTTATGATGATTAGAGTAATGAAAGGGAGAACaagtacttacattttatatgtttgtaactttgaatagtgtttttttttcaaaagatatGTAACGTAGtacaaaaatctttacttaatCACAAGTAATAGGTCAGTTTTCCATAGTTTTTATTCACACGTACGTATTCAAGcctttagaatataaaaaaatgtcggCGGCAATCTCCCCATAGTAATTTCATCTCAAAAGTGATTAACTATTGACATATAATAAGATCTGCAAACTTGGTAATACGTGCTTTTATTCTTTGAAAAAAGTTATCTGAGGATGTGAAAATGACATTAAACATAAGCATATTTATCTTGTGTAGGTTGTCCGACGTGGTGGAAAAGGAGGACGTGTCGGAAGCCATTCGTCTCGTTGAGATGTCCAAGCAGTCACTCTCGCCCGTCGACGAGAACGTACAGAGGTAAACAACTTCACTTATGTTGTTAACTACTCGtagattttaatgttatattgtttCAAACTAAATCCTTGTctcattcatttaaaaattaaagattaatcgataaaaatgtcattaaaaatctgttctgtctaataaacaaaaatgtgacCAACGGGGTGAAATCTACTTTTGCATAAATTATGATAGTTTTTCCAACTCAGCTAGTACAGAAATATCTGTGAAATCAACCTGTGTGGTAAAATAATTGTGAGTTTGAGtcacaaaatacaatattaaagttCACTCTAATTGTATAACTTTCCTAACAATAagatattgaaatatattaaatagtcTTACGAGGTTCGCAACTAATAAATCCCAAAATAGATAGGAACAGAAAACAGAAACTTGAACATTCGACATAATattaacaagttatttttacttCTAGGGGTATAAGTTCTACAGATCGCATATTCGCGATAGTGCGTGACCTGGCGGGCTCAAGCCAGACGGTTAAAATCGCTGACGTCATCGAACGCTGCGTCGACAAGGGCTTCAAACCTGATCAGGTGAGATTACAGATGTTATAGTGACCTACCAATCCACTTAATCTAGTTTTGGAAAAGGTTTTATCCGTTTATGATCATTTTTGACGGACGTGGTTCTGTGGTTAATGTATGCGCTATCTAACCTTGGTAGGTAGGCAGTAGGGAGGCtgtaggttcgattctcacacagaacaaatactcgtgtgaTGTGATTTGCAATGTTACAAATGTCTCCGCGAAACAAAATGAATTGATAgtgctgttttttttaaaaggaaggaagtaaaaatctttttgaaatTGTTACCGTTATAACACGTGTATTCTCGCGAAAGTAGATGAATTTTGAAACATTAGCACTTCTTATATAAATTTGCAAAAGtcttgtatgaaataaaaacttaaatccTATCTTTCTACAGGTGGATGCTTGTATTGAAGAGTACGAAAACCTGAACGTATGGCAAGTGAACCAAGTGCGGACGAAGATCACGTTCATGTGAAACCCACCAATGATTTGTTTTGTACCTAGATATAAGTGAACCAGTGTGCCTGACCAACTTTATTGTAAGCTGATTTATGATGACTGcgaattatgtttaataaactattttctaataattttgttgtgttATTAGCTGACCTGCGCTGCTTAGCAATTATTTTAGGTTTAATTTCCTATTTTAGCCACTAAGGGCTTGTCAATCGTAAAGAAAATTTTCCTGTCTGACCCCAGGTCTTAAAACTATCTCGAAAACTTATGCTACACTTGGATAAAAGGACTTcttttttatagtattagtgCGGACTATATTTCtataagtacatacattaaGTATTATGATATGAAGTTCTGAGTTTATACCTCTTCATACAAGAAAGTTAAAGCAACTATCTTCATACCAGTATTCATAAGTGAAAGTATTATCCGTATAGTGCGAGGTACTCTCTACCATTTGTTCTGCGTCGTTCACTCACTCAGAACTTTGTTTTTCCTCAAGTTGCGCTTATGAAAGTAATAACTTAACGgcagatgtatgaaatactttGCGAGGGATTTGCGGCGAATATTGAGGACAAATTAGACTTATAGTATTATACTGTTGAATATATAAACTGACGACATTTAAGGTCACTAATAGTGGTGTTTATtcgttaaattttattcatttttatttcacccAAACTCCTTACGTAGAAAGCATCTCAAACGGATTAATCAATACCTACGGTTACACGAAGCCTAGGTAAACAGAAAAAGAGCGAGCCAGCGCTCATTTTATTACCCGCATTTATGATTCTCCATTTCCAATAGGTATGCTATCtcaacaataaaagtaaaattaaaatattctctttGTACAAAAGAGCACCAACGGCGCAGCTTTAATATTCAGCCTTTGAACTCGGCCTTAGTTTTGTGAAAAACAATAATCTGGTTTTCTTTACAGTGCTattgcatttcattttattctgATGTAAAGGCTTGTACGTGCGCTTATCATAATTCTGTGCTCACAAAGCGTCTGCAGACTTCGCCCGCCCTTCAGACGGCCGCGCCGATACGAAAGTCTCCTTTATAAAATAGTGGAACGGATTTCGCCTTGTGTCTACGGCAATCCTTTTATAACTCTTTTACGATTGCGAGTATTCTCTAGTGACACGGAGTTCATAGTGTTCATACAGAATGAATCGGGTTAATTGCGATGTCTTTGTGACTGTACTAACGTAGAGTATGAAAGTGTTCTCGAGTTGTCGATCCAATGAATCTGTGAGTCGGTGCGTCGCTCGTGACACATCTGCTTTGCTAATCTCTGCCGATGAATACAGTCATTGAATTTTGATACCTTATTGAACATGTATGATGTACGCATGAACATTGTTAGCTTTCATGAGATATTCATACTTGTCTCCAGgtttatattgtgttatttcaTACTGTTGTATCTCAATCTACAGTTTTCCTTTTTGAATGGAAATAAATCGGAATAATGTTTCTGTACAATATTTCTTCATCAAAAtctaaagtataattttattgttatgatttt
Above is a window of Anticarsia gemmatalis isolate Benzon Research Colony breed Stoneville strain chromosome 2, ilAntGemm2 primary, whole genome shotgun sequence DNA encoding:
- the Mcm7 gene encoding minichromosome maintenance 7 codes for the protein MAMRDYTADKEAFKNFFVDFCQTDDEGNKNFKYSEQLTRVAHREQTAFVVELDDLHESNEELAEAVRQNTRRYTNMVSDVVYEMLPDYKHREVAAKDALDVYIEHRIMLEARNHRIPGEMRDPRNRYPPELIRRFEVYFKDLSTSKSLPIREVKAEHIGKLVTLRGIVTRCTDVKPLLVVATYSCAACGAETYQPVRALQFTPPPACSADECRLNKTAGQLHLQTRGSRFQKFQELKIQEHSDQVPVGHIPRQLSVYCRGETTRRAQPGDHVAVTGIFLPLLSAGFRQIVQGLLSDTYLEAHNVTCLNQTDESELAEALTEEELAELADEDLYSRMARSLAPEIYGHEDVKKALLLLLVGGVDRRPNGMKIRGNINICLMGDPGVAKSQLLNYIDRLAPRSQYTTGRGSSGVGLTAAVMKDPFTGEMMLEGGALVLADQGVCCIDEFDKMAENDRTAIHEVMEQQTISIAKAGIMTCLNARVSILAAANPAYGRYNPKRTIEQNIQLPAALLSRFDLLWLIQDKPNREKDLELAKHIAYVHQHSTQPPSEVRALPMRLVRRYVALTKRKQPAVPTHLADYIVSSYVELRREARNARDVTFTSARNLLAILRLSTALARLRLSDVVEKEDVSEAIRLVEMSKQSLSPVDENVQRGISSTDRIFAIVRDLAGSSQTVKIADVIERCVDKGFKPDQVDACIEEYENLNVWQVNQVRTKITFM